A single genomic interval of Peribacillus sp. FSL H8-0477 harbors:
- a CDS encoding HAMP domain-containing sensor histidine kinase, producing the protein MKTLYRKFILATLVILLISTTLAFILANLVYMTSTKQIIDQENVKIAKVIASNLEGSHEHHSSITSYLESMGNLGYQIYLLNESGEGEFFGQSFSKTDLPQEAMKVIEDKDIYHGMNDASQQLLMMGHFSNDVKNTVGVPFTINEQSYALFMRPNNKLIFSDIHMILACFFITIAVVGISGVIWFTKRLIHPITKLTEATKEITRENFNYPLPFELNDEIGELVKSFNKMQKQLQHNDQVRKSFINNVSHDFQSPLMNIQGYSELLKANDLTENERNDYLQIIDVESKRLSNLTKQLLLLTSLDQKDYPMKLIDVNISEQIKQTIRRYQWLLEDKEIEISYKLPSVTIKADAELMINVWDNLLTNAIKYNTHGGIIWIDLSEKEYSVAFTIKDTGIGMNQEALTQIFERFYRVDSARKKNGTGLGLSIVKQIIDLHGGEITVDSLVGEGTTFTIMLPYIRNT; encoded by the coding sequence ATGAAAACATTATATCGGAAGTTTATTTTAGCCACTCTTGTGATTTTATTAATTAGTACCACTCTTGCCTTCATATTAGCCAACTTGGTTTACATGACCTCCACAAAACAAATAATTGATCAGGAAAACGTAAAGATTGCCAAAGTCATTGCATCAAATCTTGAGGGCAGCCATGAGCATCATTCCTCAATCACGTCTTACTTAGAGTCCATGGGTAATCTAGGCTATCAGATTTATCTACTGAATGAGTCAGGAGAAGGAGAGTTTTTCGGCCAGTCTTTTTCCAAGACAGATCTTCCGCAGGAAGCGATGAAGGTCATTGAAGACAAGGATATCTATCATGGTATGAATGATGCCTCACAGCAGCTTTTAATGATGGGTCATTTTTCAAATGATGTTAAAAATACGGTTGGTGTTCCATTCACTATCAACGAACAATCATACGCATTGTTCATGCGTCCGAATAATAAGCTGATTTTTTCCGATATTCATATGATTCTGGCCTGTTTTTTTATCACCATCGCTGTGGTTGGTATCAGCGGGGTCATCTGGTTTACAAAACGCCTCATTCACCCCATCACCAAACTAACGGAGGCCACGAAAGAAATTACGCGTGAAAATTTCAACTACCCTTTACCATTTGAGCTAAACGATGAGATAGGCGAGTTGGTGAAAAGCTTCAACAAAATGCAAAAACAATTACAGCATAATGACCAAGTTCGTAAATCTTTCATTAACAACGTATCTCATGACTTTCAATCTCCACTAATGAATATTCAAGGATATTCGGAGCTGCTAAAAGCGAATGATTTAACAGAAAATGAGCGAAACGACTATTTACAAATTATCGATGTTGAATCAAAGCGCCTATCCAATTTAACAAAGCAGCTTTTATTATTAACGTCTCTTGATCAGAAGGATTATCCGATGAAGCTGATAGACGTCAATATTAGTGAACAAATTAAACAAACGATTCGCAGATATCAATGGCTACTTGAAGACAAGGAAATTGAAATTTCCTATAAACTGCCTTCAGTGACCATAAAAGCGGATGCCGAGCTCATGATTAACGTATGGGACAACTTACTCACCAATGCCATTAAGTATAATACACACGGAGGTATAATCTGGATTGATTTATCCGAGAAAGAATACTCAGTTGCCTTCACTATAAAAGATACCGGAATAGGAATGAACCAAGAAGCCCTCACCCAAATATTCGAACGTTTTTATCGAGTCGATTCCGCCCGAAAAAAAAATGGCACAGGGTTAGGCTTGTCGATTGTAAAACAAATTATCGACTTACATGGGGGGGAAATAACCGTTGACAGTCTAGTTGGAGAAGGAACGACGTTTACAATCATGCTTCCTTATATAAGAAATACTTAG
- a CDS encoding ArsR/SmtB family transcription factor, translating into MDFLLLEKQLKAVADANRLTLLSCLKNGEVCVCDLVDVLGLSQPAVSQQLKKLEESGIITARKVGTWKHYRLVEEQTPVMQAILSQLENKSTCQCTTECE; encoded by the coding sequence ATGGATTTTCTTTTACTGGAGAAACAATTAAAAGCCGTTGCAGATGCAAATCGATTAACCCTGCTTTCTTGTTTAAAAAATGGCGAAGTATGTGTTTGTGATTTAGTCGATGTACTTGGTTTATCGCAGCCTGCAGTTAGTCAGCAGTTAAAGAAACTTGAAGAATCCGGTATTATTACAGCTCGTAAGGTTGGGACATGGAAGCACTATCGTTTAGTAGAGGAGCAAACCCCTGTCATGCAGGCGATTCTTTCGCAGTTGGAGAACAAAAGTACCTGCCAGTGTACTACTGAATGTGAATAG
- a CDS encoding AAA family ATPase — protein sequence MDFGSARAIENSCDGGGFINTYNLTKIHIIGSVGSGKTTLAKKLSKTFSIPLYEIDNVVWKRDKSGDSRRTEEERKAYFTRILQTDTWIVEGVHNEEWVAPSFEMAEVIIFLDTNYSVRTYRIIKRFILQKLRIEPSNYKPTLPIFFKMFKWNRYFEDVGKPHFYKKYGIYNHKIVVVTKKKEIKKYFNC from the coding sequence ATCGACTTTGGAAGTGCTAGGGCAATAGAAAACTCCTGTGACGGTGGTGGTTTTATCAACACATACAATCTAACTAAAATACATATTATAGGCTCAGTCGGCAGTGGAAAAACAACCTTAGCGAAAAAATTATCCAAGACGTTTTCTATCCCACTTTATGAAATCGATAATGTTGTTTGGAAAAGAGATAAGTCAGGAGACAGCAGGAGAACTGAAGAAGAAAGAAAAGCGTATTTTACTAGAATACTTCAGACAGATACCTGGATTGTAGAAGGAGTCCACAATGAAGAATGGGTAGCACCTAGTTTTGAAATGGCGGAAGTTATCATTTTCTTAGATACGAATTATTCAGTCAGAACCTATCGAATTATAAAAAGATTCATCTTACAAAAGCTAAGAATAGAACCATCAAACTATAAACCCACATTACCGATATTTTTCAAAATGTTTAAGTGGAACCGCTACTTTGAAGACGTAGGAAAACCTCATTTCTATAAAAAATACGGGATATACAATCACAAGATAGTGGTGGTTACAAAAAAGAAAGAAATTAAAAAGTACTTTAATTGTTAA
- a CDS encoding MMPL family transporter, translating into MKKLLFPITDWVSTKKGAWITLIAWLVLMIGLSAGPKLSDYKVTNFQSLPDEAQSIIAEQETEKLFPNEQGTPGILVFHNEKGDINTDEVKQILNGILAEDIEGIETIVDISALPPQAIASFISEDGSTMIVPMELEVGIGNNKYAEINDKATAIGTDIAKDLDSTGFYITGPAGIAGDTVKLFEQADFKLLLATIGIILVLLIVIYRSPLLAFIPLLATVIVYQVVNQSVALMGASGLEINNSTTSIMSILLFAALIDYSLFVFSRYREELNKFENKYDAMKHAMRATGEPVFFAGGTVLAAMLILFFADFRDYQNFAPIFGLAIFFIMIASITLVPALFALFGRKAFWPKVPKFGDSKEVKHGVWGPFAKFVVNKPLLTGGIVAIFLIVTALNVFNLDFEFDSVKNFPEDLPSRVGYEIVEENFDKGELAPSTLLVVSKEALTEKAADSVIEKLQAYDEIASVRPTAKSEDSKALKLSVSLSMNPYSNESIDFIQKLRDETPELLEDLSISGESHYSGITPKLVDERDTNNSDIIKIVLLETLLILVLLFVLTRSFKMPIYMMATILLSYLSALGLGIFLVDVLFGYDALSTRVPVYAFIFLVALGIDYNIILVSRFMEERKNHRVKEALEIAIRNTGGVISSAGIILAATFAALMTMPIADLFVFGFMVAIGILIDTFLVRGMLLPALILFFEKDKQTAHNK; encoded by the coding sequence GTGAAAAAACTACTATTTCCCATCACAGATTGGGTTTCAACAAAGAAAGGCGCTTGGATAACCCTTATTGCTTGGCTTGTTCTGATGATTGGCCTAAGTGCCGGACCGAAGCTTAGCGATTACAAGGTAACCAATTTCCAGTCGCTTCCTGATGAAGCACAATCAATTATTGCTGAACAAGAGACAGAAAAACTGTTTCCAAACGAGCAAGGAACACCTGGCATCCTAGTTTTCCACAATGAAAAGGGTGACATCAATACTGATGAAGTGAAACAGATTCTGAATGGAATTCTTGCTGAAGATATTGAAGGAATTGAAACGATTGTCGATATTAGTGCACTTCCTCCACAAGCGATTGCGTCCTTTATTTCTGAAGACGGCTCTACGATGATCGTTCCAATGGAATTAGAAGTAGGAATCGGCAATAACAAATATGCTGAAATTAATGATAAAGCTACTGCAATAGGCACTGATATTGCCAAAGATCTGGATAGTACAGGCTTTTACATAACGGGTCCCGCTGGTATTGCAGGGGATACAGTAAAACTGTTTGAACAAGCGGATTTTAAGCTGTTGTTAGCAACAATCGGCATTATATTAGTGTTATTAATCGTGATTTACCGTTCACCATTACTTGCGTTTATCCCTCTTCTTGCAACGGTTATTGTCTATCAAGTAGTCAATCAAAGCGTTGCGTTAATGGGTGCATCTGGTTTAGAAATTAACAACTCAACCACATCAATCATGAGTATTTTACTTTTTGCAGCCCTAATTGATTATTCATTATTTGTGTTCTCCCGTTATCGTGAGGAACTCAACAAATTTGAAAACAAGTATGATGCCATGAAGCACGCTATGCGGGCTACAGGAGAACCTGTATTCTTCGCAGGCGGTACAGTTCTGGCAGCGATGCTGATTTTATTCTTTGCTGATTTCCGAGATTATCAAAACTTTGCTCCAATTTTCGGATTAGCCATATTCTTCATTATGATTGCTTCTATTACATTGGTGCCTGCCTTATTTGCTTTATTTGGCAGAAAGGCTTTCTGGCCTAAAGTACCGAAGTTTGGAGATAGCAAAGAAGTAAAACATGGCGTTTGGGGACCATTTGCCAAGTTTGTGGTTAATAAGCCGCTTTTAACTGGTGGAATTGTAGCGATTTTCCTTATCGTTACAGCATTGAATGTTTTTAATCTGGATTTTGAATTTGACTCTGTTAAGAACTTCCCTGAAGATCTGCCTTCTCGAGTTGGCTATGAAATTGTAGAAGAGAACTTTGATAAAGGGGAACTTGCACCATCTACCCTACTAGTTGTCAGCAAAGAGGCTCTGACAGAAAAGGCTGCAGATTCCGTTATCGAAAAACTGCAAGCATATGATGAAATTGCATCTGTTCGTCCTACTGCAAAATCAGAAGATTCAAAAGCTCTTAAACTGAGCGTCTCATTATCAATGAATCCCTATTCAAATGAATCCATTGATTTTATCCAAAAATTACGCGATGAAACACCTGAGCTATTAGAGGATTTATCCATATCAGGTGAATCTCATTATAGCGGCATTACGCCAAAATTAGTCGATGAACGTGATACCAATAATAGCGACATTATTAAAATTGTCCTATTAGAAACTCTTTTAATCTTAGTTCTGCTATTTGTTCTGACCCGTTCATTTAAAATGCCGATATATATGATGGCTACTATTTTGCTCTCCTATCTATCTGCGTTAGGACTTGGGATATTCCTGGTCGATGTCTTGTTCGGTTACGATGCATTAAGTACGCGTGTACCGGTATATGCCTTCATCTTCCTCGTGGCATTGGGGATTGATTATAATATCATCCTTGTTTCCAGATTCATGGAGGAACGGAAGAACCATCGAGTGAAAGAAGCACTTGAAATAGCCATCCGCAATACGGGCGGTGTCATTTCATCAGCAGGTATCATCTTAGCTGCAACCTTCGCCGCTTTAATGACCATGCCCATCGCCGATCTATTCGTTTTTGGTTTCATGGTGGCGATTGGAATTTTAATTGATACATTCCTTGTGCGTGGTATGCTTCTTCCAGCGTTAATCCTATTTTTTGAAAAAGATAAACAAACCGCTCATAATAAGTAA
- a CDS encoding NIPSNAP family protein has product MFYRRKSYTVKSDFVEEFNRHFNQTNLPSQLKYGSRLIGRWMKENKDHTVEIFAIWEYDSYEDYVEIENRVRCDEAHVKRVKDWYEKNGGREYVYKEYILEVKNENVESTLEVLGQ; this is encoded by the coding sequence ATGTTTTATAGAAGAAAGTCTTATACCGTGAAAAGTGATTTTGTCGAAGAGTTTAATAGGCATTTTAACCAAACAAATTTACCTAGTCAATTAAAATACGGTTCTCGATTAATAGGTCGCTGGATGAAAGAGAATAAGGATCATACCGTAGAGATATTTGCTATTTGGGAATATGACAGTTATGAAGATTATGTAGAAATTGAAAATAGAGTACGCTGTGATGAGGCGCACGTTAAACGAGTTAAAGACTGGTATGAAAAAAACGGCGGAAGAGAGTATGTGTATAAGGAGTATATCTTAGAAGTTAAAAATGAAAATGTAGAATCGACTTTGGAAGTGCTAGGGCAATAG
- a CDS encoding cell wall hydrolase, translating into MPRVKYRDSDIDLMARMMRAEAEGEGKQGMLYVGNVIVNRAIVDCLDFKNVRTIPQVVYQVQGGNYSFEAVQKGNVFYNRARSAEKRLAKQALDYWREQPGKYALWYFNPSGECPPTWYNQPLTGQYKQHCFYEPIGGTCDSVY; encoded by the coding sequence ATGCCGAGAGTAAAATACCGAGATTCAGATATTGATTTAATGGCAAGGATGATGAGAGCGGAAGCCGAAGGTGAAGGAAAACAAGGGATGTTATATGTTGGAAATGTTATAGTGAATCGAGCAATTGTAGATTGTTTAGATTTTAAAAATGTAAGGACAATACCACAGGTTGTGTATCAGGTACAAGGTGGGAATTATTCCTTTGAAGCGGTTCAAAAAGGAAATGTATTTTATAACAGAGCCAGATCGGCTGAAAAAAGATTAGCAAAACAGGCTTTGGATTATTGGAGAGAACAACCAGGGAAATACGCTCTTTGGTACTTTAATCCTTCTGGGGAATGCCCGCCCACATGGTACAATCAGCCCTTAACTGGTCAATATAAGCAACATTGTTTTTATGAACCAATTGGAGGAACATGTGATAGCGTTTATTAA
- the arsC gene encoding arsenate reductase (thioredoxin), whose protein sequence is MTNTIYFLCTGNSCRSQMAEGWAKKLLPENWNVKSAGLEAHGLNPNAVKAMHEVNIDITSHTSNIIDSNILNTATLVVTLCGHADDHCPLTPPHVKREHWGFDDPAKASGTEEEKWEVFQNVRDAIGARIEQFAKELG, encoded by the coding sequence ATGACAAATACAATTTATTTTTTATGCACTGGTAACTCATGCCGAAGCCAAATGGCTGAAGGATGGGCGAAAAAGCTCTTGCCTGAGAATTGGAACGTCAAGAGTGCTGGACTTGAGGCTCATGGATTAAATCCGAATGCTGTAAAAGCAATGCATGAAGTAAACATTGATATCACATCGCATACATCGAATATCATTGACTCAAACATTTTAAATACGGCTACACTTGTTGTCACACTCTGTGGACATGCCGATGACCATTGTCCACTAACCCCTCCACACGTGAAGCGCGAGCATTGGGGATTTGATGACCCAGCCAAAGCATCCGGAACAGAAGAAGAAAAATGGGAAGTATTCCAAAACGTACGAGATGCAATTGGTGCTCGCATTGAACAATTTGCAAAGGAGCTAGGTTAA
- a CDS encoding NAD(P)-binding domain-containing protein: MKTFKILNQETCCDSSTNCCTPESSLPVAIIGAGPIGLAAAAHLAVRKQPFILFEACEEVGGNIRTWGHVTLFSPWQYNIDSSAKALLQQAGWKEPNGELIPTGQELIDTYLQPLADLEQLKPYIHLNHQVKAITRKYNDKMKSKDRNEQSFILYLEDNGEMKTVEARAVLDATGTWGNPNPAQGNGVWLSSEKALSKNIDYHIPNVTAAPSQYANKKIAVIGSGHSAIHSLLNLVELKEKFPATDITWILRKERVEMAYGGEQNDELAARGALGSRIHQLVDEEDIHVVTAFFTSSVDGKDKLSIIGTQQGQKQVLDGFDRLIVNTGSRPDYTINGELRLTIDPTTESVAALAPLIDPNEHSCGTVDAHGEAVLRQPEKGFYIVGAKSYGRAPTFLMATGYEQVRSITAFLAGDEESANRVELSLPETGVCNSTSGGCC; encoded by the coding sequence ATGAAAACATTTAAAATTTTAAATCAAGAGACTTGTTGTGATTCTTCAACGAATTGTTGTACTCCGGAATCTTCACTGCCGGTAGCTATTATTGGAGCAGGACCTATTGGGTTAGCTGCCGCTGCACATCTTGCCGTACGAAAACAACCTTTTATCCTATTCGAAGCATGTGAAGAAGTCGGTGGAAATATTCGTACATGGGGACATGTCACATTATTTTCTCCTTGGCAATATAACATTGATTCGTCCGCGAAAGCCTTGCTGCAACAAGCAGGCTGGAAAGAACCAAACGGAGAGCTTATTCCAACAGGACAAGAATTAATCGATACTTATTTACAACCATTAGCCGATCTCGAACAATTGAAACCATATATTCATCTTAATCATCAAGTTAAAGCAATTACGCGAAAATACAATGATAAAATGAAGTCAAAAGATCGTAACGAGCAATCATTTATCCTTTATCTAGAGGATAACGGAGAAATGAAAACAGTTGAAGCTCGTGCAGTCTTAGATGCAACTGGTACTTGGGGAAATCCAAATCCTGCACAAGGAAATGGTGTATGGCTTTCATCTGAAAAAGCCTTATCCAAAAACATTGATTATCATATTCCAAATGTGACTGCAGCCCCTTCACAATATGCAAATAAAAAAATCGCCGTTATCGGAAGCGGGCATTCAGCCATTCATTCATTACTAAATTTAGTTGAATTGAAAGAAAAGTTCCCAGCTACAGACATTACATGGATTTTACGAAAAGAACGTGTAGAAATGGCGTATGGCGGTGAACAAAATGATGAGCTGGCTGCACGTGGAGCACTCGGTTCACGTATTCATCAGCTTGTGGATGAAGAGGACATTCACGTTGTCACTGCATTCTTTACTTCCTCTGTAGATGGAAAAGATAAACTTTCAATTATTGGTACTCAGCAAGGTCAAAAACAAGTTTTAGACGGTTTTGATCGCTTAATCGTTAATACAGGCAGCCGCCCTGATTATACGATAAACGGAGAGCTTCGTTTAACTATTGATCCAACCACAGAAAGTGTGGCAGCACTAGCTCCACTCATTGATCCAAATGAACATAGCTGCGGGACAGTTGATGCGCACGGAGAAGCAGTTTTACGTCAACCAGAAAAAGGATTTTATATTGTAGGTGCAAAAAGTTACGGTCGTGCTCCAACGTTCTTAATGGCTACTGGCTATGAACAAGTTCGCTCGATTACTGCCTTTTTAGCCGGAGATGAAGAAAGTGCTAATCGGGTTGAATTAAGCCTGCCGGAGACCGGTGTATGTAATAGCACCTCAGGCGGCTGCTGTTAA
- a CDS encoding PadR family transcriptional regulator: protein MSTTQMLKGIIDGCILAIIHEKEIYGYELAEKLEQYGFDSFSEGTIYPLLLRMQKEELIVSTLKKSTAGPKRKYYSLTQKGEEELQQFISRWSKLQSSVNSVLPLK from the coding sequence TTGTCTACCACGCAGATGTTAAAGGGCATTATCGATGGTTGTATCTTAGCCATCATTCATGAAAAAGAAATTTATGGGTATGAACTTGCAGAAAAACTTGAACAATATGGCTTTGATTCTTTTAGTGAAGGGACGATTTATCCGCTTCTTTTACGGATGCAAAAAGAAGAATTGATTGTTTCGACCTTGAAAAAATCAACCGCCGGCCCGAAACGTAAGTATTATTCACTGACTCAAAAAGGTGAAGAGGAATTGCAGCAATTTATCAGCAGATGGAGTAAACTCCAAAGCTCGGTAAACTCCGTGCTGCCTTTGAAATGA
- a CDS encoding YkvA family protein — MFNRLTKKTKIAMLGSLLYVLLPTDFIPDFIVGFGQVDDAAVLLYLGKCLYNDLAGKKYRDNVIKG, encoded by the coding sequence GTGTTTAATCGATTAACTAAAAAAACAAAGATAGCTATGCTCGGCTCTTTGTTATATGTTCTTTTACCGACGGATTTCATCCCCGATTTTATAGTTGGTTTTGGACAAGTAGATGATGCAGCTGTGCTGTTATATCTAGGTAAATGTTTATACAACGATTTAGCTGGCAAGAAATATCGAGATAACGTTATAAAAGGGTAG
- a CDS encoding HAAS domain-containing protein yields the protein MVNLSRNSQSFLENLRLYLISSGKEEKEVHSIVEELEDHLMEAEARGKTVDHIVGESPKEYMKQLSNEMNTNWRSLFKVMVIIVLGALSFSILTNAVKGELSYSLLEMIGTVAVSLVLIFSIGIVFKYMAAANLSKRKEYGLYYLMGMLPILLFVGLIYLNRLIETPIFAFGRYGTVITVIVTLGFLIGVSFWSKTWVVLIMLALLVLPDYVITFVELKPSTEIVLSSSITFGGIAIYLLVTYRMTKHQSN from the coding sequence ATGGTGAACTTATCACGAAATAGTCAGTCGTTTTTAGAAAATTTGCGGCTTTATCTAATTTCCAGCGGGAAAGAAGAAAAGGAAGTACATTCTATTGTTGAAGAATTAGAAGATCATTTAATGGAGGCTGAAGCAAGAGGGAAAACAGTCGATCATATTGTGGGTGAGTCACCTAAAGAATATATGAAACAATTGTCGAATGAAATGAATACAAATTGGAGAAGCTTGTTTAAAGTGATGGTGATTATTGTATTAGGGGCCCTGTCCTTTTCCATTTTAACGAATGCAGTCAAAGGCGAATTATCCTACTCCTTGTTAGAAATGATTGGAACTGTGGCTGTGAGTTTAGTATTGATCTTTTCAATCGGAATTGTATTTAAATACATGGCTGCAGCAAACCTATCAAAAAGGAAAGAATATGGACTCTATTATTTAATGGGGATGTTGCCAATCCTTTTATTCGTAGGACTAATTTATTTAAATCGTCTCATAGAGACACCGATCTTCGCGTTTGGTCGTTATGGAACGGTGATTACTGTAATCGTGACGCTTGGTTTTTTGATTGGCGTTTCATTCTGGTCTAAAACATGGGTTGTCCTCATTATGTTAGCTTTACTCGTATTGCCGGATTACGTAATAACATTCGTCGAGCTTAAACCAAGTACAGAAATCGTCCTATCAAGCAGCATTACGTTTGGTGGAATCGCGATTTATTTACTTGTAACTTATAGAATGACTAAACATCAAAGTAACTAG
- a CDS encoding Fe-S cluster assembly protein HesB codes for MDVSLDGKNYLTLVIEASEAKTLRFYGISGCCGVNFGVGLDEAHESDEIITIDGLTVAIDPQVKSQLAGVTIHAEEENGEIGLVLLGYQQKSC; via the coding sequence ATGGATGTTTCATTGGATGGAAAGAACTATTTAACACTAGTCATCGAAGCGTCCGAAGCTAAGACCCTTCGATTCTATGGAATTTCCGGTTGTTGTGGAGTGAATTTCGGCGTTGGATTAGATGAAGCACACGAAAGCGATGAAATTATAACCATCGATGGACTAACAGTCGCTATTGATCCCCAGGTTAAATCTCAGCTCGCTGGAGTAACCATTCATGCCGAAGAAGAAAATGGCGAAATCGGATTAGTATTACTAGGCTATCAACAGAAAAGCTGCTAA
- a CDS encoding SDR family oxidoreductase — protein MNNRFEDKVVLITGGGSGLGQASALQVAKEGAKLVLVDVSSEGLKATEKIIREDVPDAEVLLITADVSKEEDVKKYVNQTVDKFDRIDSFFNNAGIEGKQNLTDEYGIDEFRRVVGVNLNGVFFGMKYVLEVMKKQKLGTIVNTASVGGIRGVGNQSGYAASKHGVVGLTRNSGIEYGQYGISIKAIAPGAIMTPMVEASLKQMGGDNWEEAGKEFVSVNPMKRFGKPEEVAYLVAFLLSEQAGFINAAVIPIDGGQSYKY, from the coding sequence ATGAACAATCGTTTTGAAGATAAAGTCGTACTGATTACAGGAGGAGGTTCCGGATTAGGGCAGGCATCCGCTCTGCAGGTGGCAAAAGAAGGCGCCAAGCTAGTCCTGGTGGATGTAAGTAGTGAGGGCTTGAAAGCAACAGAGAAAATCATTCGGGAAGATGTACCAGATGCCGAAGTCCTCTTAATTACGGCGGACGTTTCAAAAGAAGAAGACGTGAAGAAATACGTCAATCAAACGGTGGATAAGTTTGACCGAATCGATAGTTTTTTCAATAACGCAGGTATTGAGGGTAAACAGAATCTGACAGATGAATATGGGATTGATGAGTTTCGGAGAGTCGTTGGCGTCAACTTGAACGGTGTTTTCTTCGGAATGAAATACGTTCTGGAAGTCATGAAAAAGCAAAAGCTCGGCACGATCGTCAATACTGCATCTGTCGGCGGAATTCGTGGCGTGGGGAACCAGTCGGGTTATGCGGCGAGCAAGCACGGTGTTGTCGGACTGACACGTAACTCCGGAATCGAATATGGGCAGTATGGGATTAGTATCAAGGCAATTGCACCAGGGGCCATCATGACACCGATGGTGGAAGCTTCCTTGAAACAAATGGGAGGCGACAATTGGGAGGAAGCTGGTAAAGAATTCGTCAGCGTTAATCCGATGAAGCGGTTTGGAAAACCGGAAGAAGTCGCGTACTTGGTTGCCTTCCTGCTCTCTGAACAAGCAGGCTTTATCAATGCTGCAGTCATTCCAATTGATGGCGGACAATCTTACAAATATTAA
- a CDS encoding response regulator transcription factor, translated as MKILVVDDDVYIQQLVSIHLIRKGYQVLKAEHAEEALAILEENTVDLAIVDVMMPGMDGFELTKILSADLKIPVILLTAKGQLDDKERGFLSGSEDYIVKPFEVKELLFRVAVVLRRVERAMETVIKVGNLMMERKSFEVVINQQTIIMPLKEFELLSLLASRVSKITPRAALIEHAWGYDYEGNEQTLNTHINRIRDRLKKHGSTVEIQTVRGIGYKLEVTQ; from the coding sequence ATGAAAATTCTTGTTGTGGATGACGATGTCTATATCCAACAGCTTGTGTCCATACATTTAATCCGGAAAGGTTATCAGGTTCTTAAAGCAGAGCATGCAGAGGAAGCTTTAGCTATTTTAGAAGAGAACACTGTTGATTTAGCGATTGTCGACGTCATGATGCCTGGGATGGACGGCTTTGAATTGACGAAGATCCTGTCGGCTGATTTGAAAATCCCTGTTATTTTGTTAACAGCAAAGGGACAGTTGGACGATAAAGAACGCGGCTTTTTATCGGGTTCAGAAGACTACATTGTTAAACCATTTGAAGTAAAGGAATTATTATTCCGTGTTGCTGTAGTTTTACGACGTGTTGAACGAGCAATGGAAACGGTCATTAAAGTGGGCAATCTCATGATGGAACGGAAAAGTTTTGAAGTCGTGATCAATCAACAAACGATTATTATGCCGTTAAAGGAATTTGAATTACTTAGCCTTCTTGCTTCACGAGTGAGTAAGATTACACCCCGAGCCGCTTTAATCGAACATGCATGGGGATACGATTATGAGGGAAACGAACAAACGTTGAATACCCATATAAACCGAATTCGTGACCGATTAAAAAAACATGGATCAACGGTAGAAATACAAACAGTTCGAGGAATAGGCTATAAACTCGAGGTAACACAATGA